From the genome of Spinacia oleracea cultivar Varoflay chromosome 2, BTI_SOV_V1, whole genome shotgun sequence, one region includes:
- the LOC110776671 gene encoding G-type lectin S-receptor-like serine/threonine-protein kinase At2g19130 isoform X2, whose amino-acid sequence MNVKNILPVLCSVLCFQIPSCFGADSVAANEYLTGDQTIVSATGLFELGFYKPGQLKQLTWLESSKQWVLFWSQPGQQCEVYSYCGTFATCNQSSLPYCHCLQGFVPNSVMEWNLNDYSGGCTRKNKLICEGGKNGDKFSVSPSKVLPEHPHFVSTSTTVGECESACLRNCSCTAYAFDDNGCFVWFVDLLNMRQLADDSGKTLHIRLAASDVDVQTSSGNVKLVIGVTVGLGMGLVVAVFGLVFVIYYRQKRRFLKAAKNMQHSLARFAYRDLQSATKNFSQKLGGGGFGSVFKGILPDSTVIAAKKLERMKHAQGEKQFRAEVSTIGMIQHVNLVRLRGFCSEGSERLLVYEYMPNGSLNTHLFKRENTQILSWIVRHQIATGTARGLAYLHEKCRDCIIHCDIKPENILLDAEFCPKVADFGLAKLVGREFSRVLTTIRGTRGYLAPEWISGDAITAKADVYSYGMMLFEIVSGRRNIHITNEARLDFFPTWALTKITEGEDVLSILDPRLEGEAEKEEVMRICKLACWCIQDEESQRPSMGQVVQVLEGLLDFDMPTIPRSIQMFGGNTDSPMFFSEFSSTQYATQTTSYASATQNTTTNMNAISQL is encoded by the exons ATGAATGTCAAAAACATATTGCCAGTTTTGTGTTCTGTTTTGTGTTTCCAAATTCCTTCATGTTTTGGAGCTGACAGTGTAGCTGCAAATGAATATCTCACTGGAGACCAAACAATAGTTTCTGCGACAGGGCTGTTTGAGCTAGGCTTCTACAAACCAG GACAGCTTAAGCAGCTAACGTGGTTGGAAAGTTCCAAACAATGGGTTTTATTTTGGTCACAGCCTGGACAGCAGTGTGAAGTTTATTCATATTGTGGTACTTTTGCTACTTGTAATCAATCATCTCTTCCATATTGTCATTGTTTGCAAGGTTTTGTACCAAACTCAGTAATGGAGTGGAATTTGAATGATTACTCTGGTGGGTGTACTAGGAAGAACAAGTTGATATGTGAGGGCGGAAAAAACGGAGATAAGTTCTCAGTAAGTCCTAGTAAAGTATTACCAGAACATCCACATTTTGTCTCTACTTCAACTACTGTAGGAGAATGTGAATCTGCATGTTTAAGGAATTGCTCTTGCACTGCATATGCTTTCGATGATAATGGTTGTTTTGTTTGGTTTGTTGACCTCTTGAACATGAGACAGCTAGCTGACGATAGTGGCAAAACTCTTCATATTAGGCTTGCAGCATCAGATGTAGATGTCCAAACAAGTAGTGGAAATGTAAAATTAGTCATTGGTGTTACAGTAGGTTTAGGCATGGGGTTAGTAGTAGCTGTTTTTGGgcttgtttttgttatttattacaGACAGAAAAGGCGGTTTCTCAAAGCTGCAAAAAATATGCAGCACTCATTGGCACGATTTGCGTATAGAGATCTGCAATCTGCCACGAAAAACTTCTCTCAGAAACTTGGAGGAGGGGGTTTTGGATCTGTTTTCAAAGGAATTTTACCAGACTCAACGGTTATAGCTGCAAAGAAACTGGAAAGAATGAAGCACGCTCAAGGGGAGAAGCAATTCAGAGCAGAGGTAAGTACAATTGGGATGATTCAGCACGTTAATCTTGTTCGTCTTCGTGGGTTTTGTTCAGAAGGGTCTGAGAGGTTGTTGGTTTATGAATATATGCCAAATGGATCACTAAACACTCATCTATTCAAAAGAGAAAACACACAGATTTTAAGCTGGATTGTGAGGCATCAAATAGCAACAGGAACAGCAAGGGGATTAGCTTATCTACATGAAAAATGCAGGGATTGTATCATACATTGTGATATTAAGCCAGAAAATATACTTTTGGATGCTGAGTTTTGTCCAAAAGTTGCAGATTTTGGGTTAGCAAAGCTTGTAGGAAGGGAATTCAGTCGTGTTTTAACAACAATCAGAGGTACAAGGGGTTATTTAGCACCAGAATGGATATCAGGAGACGCAATAACAGCAAAAGCCGATGTTTATAGCTATGGGATGATGCTGTTTGAGATTGTTTCAGGAAGAAGAAACATTCATATAACAAACGAAGCGAGGTTGGACTTCTTCCCAACTTGGGCTTTAACCAAAATAACTGAGGGAGAAGATGTTTTAAGCATTCTAGACCCTCGGTTAGAAGGAGAAGCTGAAAAAGAAGAAGTGATGAGAATTTGCAAACTTGCATGCTGGTGTATCCAAGATGAAGAAAGTCAGAGACCATCAATGGGGCAGGTTGTGCAAGTTCTTGAAGGACTTTTAGATTTTGATATGCCTACAATCCCCAGATCTATCCAAATGTTTGGGGGTAATACTGATAGTCCTATGTTTTTCAGCGAATTCTCATCTACTCAATACGCAACACAAACTACTAGTTATGCATCAGCTACTCAGAATACAACCACTAATATGAATGCTATATCCCAACTGTAG
- the LOC110776671 gene encoding G-type lectin S-receptor-like serine/threonine-protein kinase At2g19130 isoform X1, with amino-acid sequence MNVKNILPVLCSVLCFQIPSCFGADSVAANEYLTGDQTIVSATGLFELGFYKPGNTSNYYIAIWYKKIPGNAVIWIANRDKPVSDKYVSKLRISSDGNLVLVTNVSKTPIWSTNLNYNRSEPVEVVLLNDGNLVLREKSSSSSPLWQSFEHPTDTLMPDGKLGFSKVTNSTQILTSWKNLQDPGTGLFNIERDLNASQFIMLWNKTEQYWSSGLWVPDQQIFSLIPELRFLKTQLYSFSYVDNENESYITYSVHNPSIVTRLVMDVSGQLKQLTWLESSKQWVLFWSQPGQQCEVYSYCGTFATCNQSSLPYCHCLQGFVPNSVMEWNLNDYSGGCTRKNKLICEGGKNGDKFSVSPSKVLPEHPHFVSTSTTVGECESACLRNCSCTAYAFDDNGCFVWFVDLLNMRQLADDSGKTLHIRLAASDVDVQTSSGNVKLVIGVTVGLGMGLVVAVFGLVFVIYYRQKRRFLKAAKNMQHSLARFAYRDLQSATKNFSQKLGGGGFGSVFKGILPDSTVIAAKKLERMKHAQGEKQFRAEVSTIGMIQHVNLVRLRGFCSEGSERLLVYEYMPNGSLNTHLFKRENTQILSWIVRHQIATGTARGLAYLHEKCRDCIIHCDIKPENILLDAEFCPKVADFGLAKLVGREFSRVLTTIRGTRGYLAPEWISGDAITAKADVYSYGMMLFEIVSGRRNIHITNEARLDFFPTWALTKITEGEDVLSILDPRLEGEAEKEEVMRICKLACWCIQDEESQRPSMGQVVQVLEGLLDFDMPTIPRSIQMFGGNTDSPMFFSEFSSTQYATQTTSYASATQNTTTNMNAISQL; translated from the coding sequence ATGAATGTCAAAAACATATTGCCAGTTTTGTGTTCTGTTTTGTGTTTCCAAATTCCTTCATGTTTTGGAGCTGACAGTGTAGCTGCAAATGAATATCTCACTGGAGACCAAACAATAGTTTCTGCGACAGGGCTGTTTGAGCTAGGCTTCTACAAACCAGGTAACACTAGCAACTACTACATAGCCATATGGTATAAGAAAATTCCTGGAAATGCTGTAATTTGGATAGCTAATAGAGATAAGCCTGTTTCTGACAAGTATGTATCGAAGCTAAGAATATCGAGTGATGGTAATTTAGTTCTTGTTACAAATGTGTCTAAAACACCAATTTGGTCCACAAACTTGAACTACAATAGGTCTGAACCTGTTGAAGTTGTCCTCCTAAATGATGGGAATCTTGTTTTGAGGGAAAAGTCTAGTTCAAGTTCTCCCCTTTGGCAGAGTTTTGAGCATCCAACCGATACACTTATGCCTGATGGTAAATTAGGATTTAGCAAAGTcacaaattcaacccaaattcTTACTTCTTGGAAGAATTTACAAGATCCTGGAACAGGTCTTTTTAATATAGAGCGTGATCTTAATGCTAGTCAGTTCATTATGTTGTGGAACAAAACCGAGCAATATTGGAGTAGTGGCCTATGGGTTCCTGATCAACAGATATTTAGCCTAATACCAGAGCTAAGGTTTCTGAAAACTCAGCTTTATAGCTTTAGTTATGTTGATAATGAGAATGAGAGTTATATCACTTATTCTGTTCATAACCCTTCAATTGTAACAAGGTTAGTCATGGATGTTTCAGGACAGCTTAAGCAGCTAACGTGGTTGGAAAGTTCCAAACAATGGGTTTTATTTTGGTCACAGCCTGGACAGCAGTGTGAAGTTTATTCATATTGTGGTACTTTTGCTACTTGTAATCAATCATCTCTTCCATATTGTCATTGTTTGCAAGGTTTTGTACCAAACTCAGTAATGGAGTGGAATTTGAATGATTACTCTGGTGGGTGTACTAGGAAGAACAAGTTGATATGTGAGGGCGGAAAAAACGGAGATAAGTTCTCAGTAAGTCCTAGTAAAGTATTACCAGAACATCCACATTTTGTCTCTACTTCAACTACTGTAGGAGAATGTGAATCTGCATGTTTAAGGAATTGCTCTTGCACTGCATATGCTTTCGATGATAATGGTTGTTTTGTTTGGTTTGTTGACCTCTTGAACATGAGACAGCTAGCTGACGATAGTGGCAAAACTCTTCATATTAGGCTTGCAGCATCAGATGTAGATGTCCAAACAAGTAGTGGAAATGTAAAATTAGTCATTGGTGTTACAGTAGGTTTAGGCATGGGGTTAGTAGTAGCTGTTTTTGGgcttgtttttgttatttattacaGACAGAAAAGGCGGTTTCTCAAAGCTGCAAAAAATATGCAGCACTCATTGGCACGATTTGCGTATAGAGATCTGCAATCTGCCACGAAAAACTTCTCTCAGAAACTTGGAGGAGGGGGTTTTGGATCTGTTTTCAAAGGAATTTTACCAGACTCAACGGTTATAGCTGCAAAGAAACTGGAAAGAATGAAGCACGCTCAAGGGGAGAAGCAATTCAGAGCAGAGGTAAGTACAATTGGGATGATTCAGCACGTTAATCTTGTTCGTCTTCGTGGGTTTTGTTCAGAAGGGTCTGAGAGGTTGTTGGTTTATGAATATATGCCAAATGGATCACTAAACACTCATCTATTCAAAAGAGAAAACACACAGATTTTAAGCTGGATTGTGAGGCATCAAATAGCAACAGGAACAGCAAGGGGATTAGCTTATCTACATGAAAAATGCAGGGATTGTATCATACATTGTGATATTAAGCCAGAAAATATACTTTTGGATGCTGAGTTTTGTCCAAAAGTTGCAGATTTTGGGTTAGCAAAGCTTGTAGGAAGGGAATTCAGTCGTGTTTTAACAACAATCAGAGGTACAAGGGGTTATTTAGCACCAGAATGGATATCAGGAGACGCAATAACAGCAAAAGCCGATGTTTATAGCTATGGGATGATGCTGTTTGAGATTGTTTCAGGAAGAAGAAACATTCATATAACAAACGAAGCGAGGTTGGACTTCTTCCCAACTTGGGCTTTAACCAAAATAACTGAGGGAGAAGATGTTTTAAGCATTCTAGACCCTCGGTTAGAAGGAGAAGCTGAAAAAGAAGAAGTGATGAGAATTTGCAAACTTGCATGCTGGTGTATCCAAGATGAAGAAAGTCAGAGACCATCAATGGGGCAGGTTGTGCAAGTTCTTGAAGGACTTTTAGATTTTGATATGCCTACAATCCCCAGATCTATCCAAATGTTTGGGGGTAATACTGATAGTCCTATGTTTTTCAGCGAATTCTCATCTACTCAATACGCAACACAAACTACTAGTTATGCATCAGCTACTCAGAATACAACCACTAATATGAATGCTATATCCCAACTGTAG